One stretch of Camarhynchus parvulus unplaced genomic scaffold, STF_HiC, whole genome shotgun sequence DNA includes these proteins:
- the LOC115917180 gene encoding sarcoplasmic reticulum histidine-rich calcium-binding protein-like, producing MTTIMTMMTMPMMMTKPMMMTIMTMPMMTMDDHDHNDHDDHAHDDDQDHDDDHHDHAHDDHDDHDHNDHDDHAHDDDQDHDDDHHDHAHDDHAHNDHDDHAHDDDQDHDDDHHNHDHHHDDHAHDDHDDDGHDAHTTLREEQAEEVKKKKKDDEEDTIPPEIWELLKGVTKKSVACDHASSTASPTGRMPPSQEDQGGAQEE from the coding sequence ATGACGACCATAATGACCATGATGACCATGCCCATGATGATGACCAAGCCCATGATGATGACCATCATGACCATGCCCATGATGACCATGGACGACCATGACCATAATGACCATGATGACCATGCCCATGATGATGACCAAGACCATGATGATGACCATCATGACCATGCCCATGATGACCATGACGACCATGACCATAATGACCATGATGACCATGCCCATGATGATGACCAAGACCATGATGATGACCATCATGACCATGCCCATGACGACCATGCCCATAATGACCATGATGACCATGCCCATGATGATGACCAAGACCATGACGATGACCATCATAACCATGACCATCACCATGATGACCATGCCCATGATGACCATGATGATGATGGCCACGATGCCCACACCACCCTCAGGGAGGAGCAGGCCGAggaggtgaagaagaagaagaaggacgaCGAGGAGGACACGATCCCCCCCGAGATCTGGGAGCTGCTCAAGGGCGTCACCAAGAAGAGCGTAGCATGCGACCACGCCTCCAGTACGGCATCACCCACCGGGCGCATGCCTCCCAGCCAAGAAGATCAAGGTGGAGCCCAAGAAGAGTAA